A single window of Ammospiza caudacuta isolate bAmmCau1 chromosome 12, bAmmCau1.pri, whole genome shotgun sequence DNA harbors:
- the EFCC1 gene encoding EF-hand and coiled-coil domain-containing protein 1, translating to MEPPEGWDPYGRPARRTQWLVSALAYHYGLDRGVENEIVVLATGLDQYLQEIFHHLDCDGSGRIPGEDFRTLCQVLGLEEAAEPEECAGLWDGLSAELTFRQFHARLCGHFSTRAGPRLPLGRESEHIETQIRLRSPRRRRRTDPAGRGAAGSAERRPPGPCSRECCEEIAALEQAEDRIARLEEENGSLRELVEDMRAALQSSDARCLALQVGLRKSHASHTGEGPCFIGRNRPLTQKHSQTKCLQNVLEEMELMRSSRDGQIEEAIRFSQELEKELKSSQEALVSLEDCNRNLRREQTEMRRKVEEARHAVLNSLGKVKELEVRAKEVPHLQIHVQQLESQLQHYRSELERCQLAQQSSPQQQQQEQQSSPEQQQKHQEQEQEAAAVPGGTRGASVAPPGTTDHEEQLCRSVEGQAASDEEEEEQWPGHHTPQLGHRRRMLAKLPCCGSGCDEKTWRKLLSYLETSSTEGKDPVELLGTISPLTEQPELKGHQEQKLETSTEEMKGPWLGELQQKVEETEVLKMELQMLETERVRLSLVEEKLLDVLQLLQQLRGLNISKRALGKILLSTLESCCDPQPGKAQLLEVLDTLQQELAACELLHKQPLEQAQSPRSLSNPLVISC from the exons aTGGAGCCGCCTGAGGGCTGGGACCCCTACGGGCGGCCGGCCCGGCGCACCCAGTGGCTGGTCAGCGCCCTCGCCTACCACTACGGGCTGGACCGCGGCGTGGAGAACGAGATCGTCGTGCTGGCCACCGGCCTGGACCAGTACCTGCAGGAGATTTTCCACCACTTGGACTGCGACGGTTCGGGCCGCATCCCCGGCGAGGACTTCCGCACgctgtgccaggtgctggggctggaggaggcgGCGGAGCCCGAGGAGTGCGCGGGGCTGTGGGACGGGCTCTCGGCCGAGCTCACCTTCCGCCAGTTCCACGCGCGGCTCTGCGGCCACTTCAGCACCCGCGCGGGGCCGCGGCTGCCGCTGGGCCGGGAGAGCGAGCACATCGAGACCCAGATCCGCCTGCgcagcccccgccgccgccgccgcaccGACCCCGCCGGGCGCGGAGCCGCGGGCAGCGCCGAGCGGCGGCCGCCGGGGCCCTGCTCCCGAGAGTGCTGCGAGGAGATCGCGGCGCTGGAGCAGGCCGAGGACCGCATcgccaggctggaggaggagaacgGCAGCCTGCGGGAGCTGGTGGAGGACATGCGCGCCGCCCTGCAGAGCAGCGATGCGCGGTGCCTGGCGCTGCAG GTGGGACTGCGGAAGAGCCATGCCAGCCATACAGGAGAAGGACCCTGCTTCATAGGGAGGAATAGACCATTAACACAGAAGCACTCCCAGACCAAGTGCCTCCAAAATGTCCTGGAGGAAATGGAGCTCATGCggagctccagggatgggcagatTGAAGAAGCCATCAGGTTCAgtcaggagctggagaaggagctgaAGAGCTCTCAGGAAGCTCTGGTCAGCCTGGAAGATTGCAACCGTAACCTGAGGAGGGAGCAGACAGAGATGAGGAGGAAGGTGGAAGAGGCCAGACACGCTGTCCTCAACAGTCTTGGCAAAGTGAAGGAGCTGGAAGTGAGAGCTAAGGAGGTGCCACATCTGCAAATACATGTCCAGCAGCTGGAATCACAACTGCAGCACTACAG GTCGGAACTGGAGCGATGCCAGctggcccagcagagcagcccccagcagcagcagcaggagcagcagagcagccctgagcagcagcagaagcatcaggagcaggagcaggaggcagcagccgTGCCCGGGGGCACCCGCGGAGCGTCCGTGGCACCGCCGGGCACCACCGACCACG aggagcagctctgtcgCTCTGTGGAGGGCCAGGCCGCCTcggacgaggaggaggaggagcaatGGCCAGGGCACCACACTCCCCAGCTGGGCCACAGGAGGAGGATGCTGGCCAAGCTCCCTTGCTGTGGCAGTGG ATGTGATGAAAAGACGTGGAGAAAGCTGCTGTCCTACCTGGAgaccagcagcactgaggggaaGGACCCTGTAGAGCTCCTGGGGACAATCTCCCCCCTCACAGAGCAGCCAGAACTCAAGGGCCACCAAGAGCAAAAACTGGAAACAAGCACGGAAGAG ATGAAGGGCCCGTGGCTcggggagctgcagcagaaggtgGAGGAGACAGAAGTGCTGAAGATGGAGCTGCAGATGCTGGAGACAGAGAGGGTTCGGCTGTCCCTGGTGGAAGAGAAGCTCCTGGAtgttctgcagcttctccaaCAGCTCCGAGGCTTG aACATATCGAAGCGAGCCCTGGGGAAAATCCTGCTGAGCACTTTGGAATCCTGTTGTGACCCTCAGCCTG GCAAAGCCCAGCTGTTGGAAGTGCTGGACACtcttcagcaggagctggcagcctgtgaACTCTTGCACAAGCAGCCCTtggagcaggcacagagcccaCGGTCCCTGTCCAACCCCCTGGTGATCTCCTGCTga